In one Hypomesus transpacificus isolate Combined female chromosome 18, fHypTra1, whole genome shotgun sequence genomic region, the following are encoded:
- the LOC124480569 gene encoding tumor necrosis factor receptor superfamily member 14-like isoform X2, giving the protein MENYFHFQILLLFLNIGLCIACGRAEYQLGEECCPLCASGNSVHKHCTEFTSTSCIPCTGSTFIDRPNGLTSCFPCRNCDQATSSKDTECSDCTGDTFSDGSLTSCQPHTKCESLDKVQVIPGDHSSDSTCETTKSGVGVLIGIMMGIAMIASFLIGCNAVCRKTQRISRAINESLHCHKHPFLFDQALQQPSFTEKEQESTDTSLLPPVQDTSV; this is encoded by the exons ATGGAAAACTACTTTCATTTTCAG ATCCTGTTGCTCTTTCTAAACATTGGACTCTGTATAGCTTGTGGTCGAGCAGAGTACCAGTTGGGGGAGGAGTGCTGTCCCTTGTGTGCCTCAG GAAACAGCGTTCATAAACATTGTACTGAATTCACAAGCACTTCCTGCATTCCTTGTACTGGCTCTACTTTCATTGACCGGCCCAATGGACTTACAAGCTGCTTTCCATGTAGAAACTGTGATCAAG CAACATCCTCTAAAGACACTGAATGCTCAGACTGCACCGGTGATACTTTTTCCGATGGATCATTGACATCCTGCCAACCACACACAAA GTGTGAATCATTGGACAAGGTCCAAGTTATTCCTGGTGATCATTCGTCTGATAGTACTTGTGAAACAACGAAGTCTGGAGTTGGAGTTCTAATAGGCATTATGATGGGCATTGCCATGATTGCATCCTTTCTTATTGGTTGCAATGCTGTATGTAGAAAAACACAACGAATAAGCAGAG CTATCAATGAATCCCTTCACTGCCATAAACACCCATTCCTGTTTGACCAGGCATTACAACAG CCCTCAtttacagagaaggaacag GAATCAACTGACACATCACTGCTGCCGCCAGTTCAGGACACAAgtgtgtaa
- the LOC124480569 gene encoding tumor necrosis factor receptor superfamily member 14-like isoform X1: protein MENYFHFQILLLFLNIGLCIACGRAEYQLGEECCPLCASGNSVHKHCTEFTSTSCIPCTGSTFIDRPNGLTSCFPCRNCDQVSGLKVKQSCTPTSNAVCEPLEGYFCAQLYNQGCKAAKEHSRCKPGQYISQQATSSKDTECSDCTGDTFSDGSLTSCQPHTKCESLDKVQVIPGDHSSDSTCETTKSGVGVLIGIMMGIAMIASFLIGCNAVCRKTQRISRAINESLHCHKHPFLFDQALQQPSFTEKEQESTDTSLLPPVQDTSV, encoded by the exons ATGGAAAACTACTTTCATTTTCAG ATCCTGTTGCTCTTTCTAAACATTGGACTCTGTATAGCTTGTGGTCGAGCAGAGTACCAGTTGGGGGAGGAGTGCTGTCCCTTGTGTGCCTCAG GAAACAGCGTTCATAAACATTGTACTGAATTCACAAGCACTTCCTGCATTCCTTGTACTGGCTCTACTTTCATTGACCGGCCCAATGGACTTACAAGCTGCTTTCCATGTAGAAACTGTGATCAAG TTTCAGGTTTGAAGGTAAAGCAGAGTTGCACACCCACATCAAATGCTGTTTGTGAACCACTTGAGGGATACTTTTGTGCACAGCTATATAACCAAGGTTGTAAAGCTGCCAAGGAACACAGCAGATGTAAACCGGGACAATACATCAGTCAGCAAG CAACATCCTCTAAAGACACTGAATGCTCAGACTGCACCGGTGATACTTTTTCCGATGGATCATTGACATCCTGCCAACCACACACAAA GTGTGAATCATTGGACAAGGTCCAAGTTATTCCTGGTGATCATTCGTCTGATAGTACTTGTGAAACAACGAAGTCTGGAGTTGGAGTTCTAATAGGCATTATGATGGGCATTGCCATGATTGCATCCTTTCTTATTGGTTGCAATGCTGTATGTAGAAAAACACAACGAATAAGCAGAG CTATCAATGAATCCCTTCACTGCCATAAACACCCATTCCTGTTTGACCAGGCATTACAACAG CCCTCAtttacagagaaggaacag GAATCAACTGACACATCACTGCTGCCGCCAGTTCAGGACACAAgtgtgtaa
- the LOC124480570 gene encoding LOW QUALITY PROTEIN: tumor necrosis factor receptor superfamily member 14-like (The sequence of the model RefSeq protein was modified relative to this genomic sequence to represent the inferred CDS: inserted 1 base in 1 codon) yields MSKFLNQWKXHFHFQILLLFLHIGNCIACGRAEYLIQEECCPMCAPGNRVHKHCTEYTSTSCIPCMGSTFLDQPNGQTTCFLCTNCDPVVGLKIKQSCTPTSDALCEPLAGYFCVQLFNQGCTFAKEHSSCKPGQYISQQGTSSTDTKCSDCPGDTFSNGSVTACQPFTKCETLGKIQISPGNTSFDTTCGQTHDLGLGGILAGVVGIIFVVIFVVIGVIVFRRRKNTGESNLRSVLKGLLPVQESDSPRRDISTNQTRPLQESG; encoded by the exons ATGTCGAAGTTTTTGAATCAATGGA ACCACTTTCATTTTCAG ATACTGTTACTGTTTCTACACATTGGCAACTGTATCGCATGCGGTCGTGCAGAGTACCTGATACAGGAGGAATGCTGTCCTATGTGTGCCCCAG GAAACCGTGTCCATAAACATTGTACTGAATATACAAGCACTTCCTGCATCCCTTGTATGGGCTCTACTTTTCTCGACCAGCCCAATGGACAAACAACCTGCTTTCTTTGTACAAATTGTGATCCAG TTGTTGGTTTGAAGATAAAGCAGAGTTGCACACCCACATCCGATGCTTTGTGTGAACCACTGGCAGGATACTTTTGTGTACAGCTATTTAACCAAGGTTGTACATTTGCCAAGGAACACAGCAGTTGTAAACCAGGACAATACATCAGTCAGCAAG GAACATCATCCACAGACACTAAATGCTCAGACTGCCCTGGTGATACTTTTTCCAATGGATCAGTGACAGCCTGCCAACCATTCACAAA ATGTGAAACATTGGGCAAGATACAAATCAGTCCAGGTAACACTTCTTTTGATACTACTTGTGGACAAACACATGATCTGGGACTTGGAGGCATCCTTGCAGGTGTTGTTGGAATCATTTTTGTAGTCATTTTTGTAGTCATTGGAGTCATTGTCTTTCGACGACGTAAAAACACAG GAGAATCTAATTTACGGAGTGTACTGAAG GGACTGCTGCCAGTTCAGGAATCGG ATTCACCACGCAGAGATATTTCAACAAACCAGACCCGGCCTCTCCAAGAATCTGGTTGA